The following coding sequences lie in one Gadus macrocephalus chromosome 1, ASM3116895v1 genomic window:
- the flna gene encoding filamin-A isoform X3, with protein MSGSHPRLHQSAAPAPNALSPDKDAEMPATEKDLAEDAPWKKIQQNTFTRWCNEHLKCANKRLANLQTDLGDGLRLISLLEVLSQKKMFRKYNQRPTFRQMQLENVSVALEFLDKENIKLVSIDSKAIVDGNLKLILGLIWTLILHYSISMPMWDEEEEADDSGRQKTPKQRLLGWIQNKLPELPITNFSKDWQSGRALGALVDSCAPGLCPDWDQWDQSKPVDNAREAMQQADDWLGIPQVITPEEIVDPNVDEHSVMTYLSQFPKAKLKPGAPLRPKLNPKKARAYGPGVEPTGNVVMKKAVFTVETISAGMGEVLVYVEDPAGHREEAKVTANNDKNRTYSVFYIPKVTGMHKVTVLFAGQHISKSPFEVEVGMAQGDSTKATAQGPGLELTGNIANKATYFDVYTAGAGVGEVEVVIMDPTGKKNTVECTIEDKGNSSYRCTYKPTQEGQHIVYVTFAGGAISKSPFTVTVGEACNPSLCRAKGRGLQPKGLRVKETADFKVYTKGAGTGELKVTIKGPKGLEEPCKRKDLGDGVYGFDYYPTNPGTYSITITWGGQHIPRSPIEVKIGAEAGQQKVRAWGPGLDGGVVGKSADFVVEAVGDNVGTLGFSVEGPSQAKIECDDKGDGSCDVRYWPTEAGEYAVHVLCNSEDIQHSPFMAEIVNPPGKDFYPDKVKAFGPGLQSTGLAVGKPTEFTVDAKLGGKAPLKIVAQDGEGTPVDVQMKDNGNGTYACTYTPRKALKHTVMVSWGGINIPDSPFRMTIGAGCHPNKVKVSGPGVAKTGLKAFEPTYFTVDCAEAGQGDISIGIKCAPGVVGPAEADIDFDIIRNDNDTFTVKYTPPGAGSYTIMVLFADQAIPMTPIRIKVDPSHDASKVKAEGPGLSRSGVDLNKPTHFTVNTKGAGKAKLDVAFSGPTKAEAVKDFEIINNHDNTHTVKYTPVQQGALGLAVTYGGDNIPKSPFSVGVVPSLDLSKIQVTGLGNNMTVGKDQEVTVKSKGAGGQGKVAAKVTGPAGKPVASKVEPGLSPETSQVKFIPREQGPYQVELTYDGAPIPGSPFKPTAYPATDPSKVRCSGPGLERAKVGETGEFVVDCTNAGPAELTIEIISDSGTEAEVHIQDNGDGTYTITYIPLYPGSYTLTIRYGGQDVPNFPARLNVEPAVDASGVRVFGPGVEGKGVFREATTDFTVDARALTQKGGDHIKTLISNPSGSRTDALVRDLGDGTYSVEYTPYEEGPHSVEVAYDGSPVPKSPFRVAVSEGCDPGRVRVHGPGLKGGITNKANKFTVETRGAGTGGLGLAVEGPSEAKMSCTDNKDGSCSVEYIPYEAGTYNLNITYGGQPITGSPFSVPVSDTVDSTKVKCQGPGLGANVRANVPQAFTVDASKAGVAPLQVRVQGPKGLVEPVELVDNGDQTHTVNYVPTKEGPYSINVLYADEEIPRSPYKVKVLPTHDASKVRASGPGLNTTGVPASLPVEFTIDAKDAGEGLLAVQITDPEGKPKKANIRDNQDGTYLVSYVPDMTGRYTILIKYGGDEIPYSPYRIRALPTGDASKCSVTGAGVGPTIQIGEQTVITVDAKAAGKGKVTCSVCTPEGVELDVDVVENEDGTFDIFYTAPQPGEYVICVRFGGEHIPNSPFQVTALEGAPSDQCIQTSQMPQYYVPQSWATDRPLGMNGMDVAGLRPFDLVIPFTIQKGEITGDVRMPSGKVAKPDIADNKDGTVTVKYAPVEAGLHEMDIKYDGIHIPGSPLQFYVDYMNSGNVSAYGPGLIHGTVNKPAVFTVNTKDAGEGGLSLAIEGPSKADISCVDNQDGTCTVSYLPVLPGDYSILVKYNDKHIPGSPFAARITGDDSLRMSQLKVGSSADIPLDIGDLDLSQLTASLTTPSGREEPCLLKMLRDGHVGISFFPKEIGEHLVNIKKSGRHIPSSPIAVMISQSEIGDASRVRVSGQGLSEARTFEPAQFIIDTRNAGYGGLSLSIEGPSKVDINTEDQEDGTCKVTYCPTEPGNYIINIKFADQHVPGSAFTVKVTGEGRMKESITRKRRAASVANVGSQCDLSLKIPEISIADMTAQVTSPSGQVHKADIMEGENNTYCIRFVPTETGVHTVCVKYNGSHVPGSPFQFTVGPLGEGGAHKVRAGGPGLERAEAGVPAEFSIWTREAGAGGLSIAVEGPSKAEIAFEDRKDGSSGVSYIVQEPGDYEVSIRFNDEHIPDSPFVVPVASPSDDARRLTVASLQESGLKVNQPASFAVSLNGAKGVIDAKVHSPSGALEECCVTEIDQDKYAVRFIPRENGLYLIDVKFNGSHIPGSPFKIRVGETGQAGDPGMVSAYGAGLEGGTTGTACEFVVNTSNAGPGALAVTIDGPSKVKMDCVECSEGYRVTYTPMAPGNYLISIKYGGPYHIGGSPFKAKITGSKLVSSHSMHETSSVMVDPVTRAISGTQQGVPPKSDATKVVAKGVGLTKAYVGQKNSFSVDCSKAGRNMLLVGVDGPKVPCEEILVKHLGNRMYNVSYQLKDKGEYVLVVKWGDDHIPGSPYHITV; from the exons GTCTCTGCCCTGACTGGGACCAGTGGGACCAGAGCAAGCCGGTGGACAACGCCCGGGAGGCCATGCAGCAGGCGGATGACTGGCTGGGGATCCCCCAG GTGATCACTCCAGAGGAGATCGTTGACCCCAACGTGGACGAGCATTCGGTCATGACCTACCTGTCCCAGTTCCCCAAAGCCAAGCTGAAGCCCGGCGCTCCCCTGAGACCCAAGCTCAACCCAAAGAAGGCGCGCGCCTACGGACCAG GCGTGGAGCCCACTGGCAACGTGGTGATGAAGAAGGCGGTGTTCACCGTGGAAACCATCAGCGCTGGGATGGGAGAGGTGCTGGTGTACGTGGAGGACCCCGcgggacacagagaggag GCTAAAGTGACGGCCAACAATGATAAGAACCGCACCTACTCCGTATTCTACATTCCCAAAGTCACTGGAATGCACAAG GTCACGGTGCTGTTTGCAGGACAGCACATCTCCAAGAGCCCCTTTGAGGTTGAGGTGGGCATGGCCCAGGGAGACTCCACCAAGGCCACCGCCCAGGGACCTGGCCTGGAGCTGACGGGCAACATCGCAAACAAGGCCACCTACTTTGACGTTTACACCGCAG gcgctggtgttggggaggtggaggtggtgatcaTGGACCCCACCGGGAAGAAGAACACGGTGGAGTGCACCATCGAGGACAAGGGCAACAGCAGCTACCGCTGCACCTACAAGCCCACCCAGGAGGGCCAGCACATCGTCTACGTCACCTTCGCCGGGGGGGCCATCAGCAAGAGCCCCTTCACCGTCACCGTGGGAGAAG CCTGTAACCCTAGCCTGTGCAGGGCCAAGGGCCGCGGGCTGCAGCCCAAGGGCCTCAGGGTGAAGGAGACGGCCGACTTCAAGGTCTACACCAAGGGAGCCGGCACCGGGGAGCTCAAGGTCACCATCAAGGGCCCCA AGGGTCTTGAGGAGCCGTGCAAGAGGAAGGATCTGGGAGACGGAGTGTATGGCTTTGACTACTACCCCACCAACCCCGGGACCTacagcatcaccatcacctgGGGCGGACAGCACATCCCTCGCAG CCCCATCGAGGTGAAGATCGGGGCGGAGGCGGGGCAGCAGAAGGTGCGGGCCTGGGGCCCCGGGCTGGACGGAGGCGTGGTCGGGAAGTCGGCTGACTTTGTGGTGGAGGCGGTCGGCGACAACGTGGGCACGCTGG GCTTCTCCGTGGAGGGGCCCTCCCAGGCCAAGATCGAGTGTGACGACAAGGGCGACGGCTCGTGCGACGTGCGCTACTGGCCCACGGAGGCCGGCGAGTACGCCGTGCACGTGCTCTGCAACAGCGAGGACATCCAGCACTCGCCCTTCATGGCGGAAATCGTCAACCCGCCGGGGAAAGACTTCTACCCCGACAAG GTGAAGGCCTTCGGTCCCGGTCTGCAGAGCACTGGGCTGGCTGTGGGGAAACCCACAGAGTTCACCGTCGACGCCAAGCTGGGAGGCAAAGCGCCCCTGAAGATCGTGGCTCAG GACGGGGAAGGGACCCCCGTGGACGTCCAGATGAAGGACAACGGCAACGGGACGTACGCCTGCACCTACACCCCCCGCAAGGCCCTGAAGCACACGGTGATGGTCTCCTGGGGCGGGATCAACATCCCGGACAGCCCCTTCAGG ATGACCATCGGCGCCGGCTGCCACCCCAACAAGGTGAAGGTGTCTGGACCGGGAGTGGCCAAGACCGGCCTCAAGGCCTTCGAGCCCACCTACTTCACGGTGGACTGCGCTGAAGCCGGCCAAG GGGACATCAGCATCGGGATCAAGTGTGCTCCCGGAGTGGTGGGCCCGGCCGAGGCGGACATCGACTTCGACATCATCCGCAACGACAACGACACCTTCACCGTCAAGTACACACCGCCCGGCGCCGGCAGCTACACCATCATGGTGCTGTTCGCCGACCAG GCCATCCCGATGACCCCCATCAGGATCAAGGTGGACCCGTCCCACGACGCCAGCAAGGTGAAGGCGGAGGGGCCCGGACTCAGCCGCAGTg gtgtggaTCTGAACAAGCCGACCCACTTCACGGTCAACACCAAGGGCGCCGGCAAGGCCAAGCTGGACGTGGCCTTCAGCGGGCCGACCAAAGCCGAGGCCGTCAAGGACTTTGAGATCATCAACAACCACGACAACACGCACACTGTGAAGTACACGCCTGTGCAGCAG ggtGCTCTAGGGCTGGCTGTGACCTACGGAGGAGACAACATCCCCAAGAGCCCCTTCAGCGTGGGCGTGGTGCCCTCGCTGGACCTCAGCAAGATCCAGGTCACCGGCCTCGGCAACA ACATGACCGTGGGCAAGGACCAGGAGGTGACGGTGAAGTCCAAGGGCGCCGGCGGCCAGGGCAAGGTCGCCGCCAAGGTGACCGGGCCTGCAGGAAAGCCTGTGGCCAGCAAG GTGGAGCCAGGCCTGAGCCCGGAGACCAGCCAGGTGAAGTTCATCCCCCGGGAGCAGGGGCCGTACCAGGTGGAGCTGACCTACGACGGAGCTCCCATCCCCGGCTCCCCCTTCAAGCCCACCGCCTACCCGGCCACAGACCCGTCCAAg GTGCGGTGTTCCGGCCCAGGCCTGGAGCGGGCCAAggtgggggagacgggggagttCGTGGTGGACTGTACCAACGCCGGGCCTGCCGAGCTGACCATCGAGATCATCTCCGACAGCGGCACCGAGGCGGAGGTCCACATCCAGGACAACGGGGACGGGACCTACACCATCACCTACATCCCGCTCTACCCGGGCTCCTACACGCTGACCATCCGCTACGGGGGCCAGGACGTGCCCAACTTCCCCGCACGCCTCAACGTGGAGCCGGCCGTGGACGCCAGCGGCGTGCGCGTCTTCGGGCCCGGAGTCGAGGGCAAAG GCGTGTTCCGCGAGGCCACCACAGACTTCACGGTGGACGCCCGTGCGCTCACGCAGAAGGGCGGCGACCACATCAAGACCCTGATCAGCAACCCATCAGGCAGCCGGACGGACGCCCTGGTCAGGGACCTGGGAGACGGGACCTACAGCGTGGAGTACACGCCCTACGAGGAGG GACCCCACAGCGTGGAGGTGGCCTACGACGGCAGTCCGGTTCCCAAGAGCCCGTTCCGCGTGGCGGTCTCGGAGGGCTGTGACCCGgggcgcgtgcgtgtgcacggcCCGGGGCTGAAGGGGGGCATCACCAACAAGGCCAACAAGTTCACCGTGGAGACCCG CGGGGCCGGCACCGGGGGGCTCGGCCTGGCCGTGGAGGGGCCCTCGGAGGCCAAGATGTCGTGCACCGATAACAAGGACGGCAGCTGCAGCGTGGAGTACATCCCCTACGAGGCGGGCACCTACAACCTGAACATCACCTACGGCGGCCAGCCCATCACTG GGAGCCCGTTCTCCGTGCCGGTCAGCGACACAGTGGACAGCACCAAGGTGAAGTGCCAGGGGCCCGGCCTGGGGGCCAACGTCAGGGCCAACGTGCCTCAGGCCTTCACCGTGGACGCCTCCAAGGCGGGCGTGGCCCCGCTGCAGGTCCGCGTGCAGGGACCCAAGG gtctggtGGAGCCCGTAGAGCTGGTGGATAATGGGGACCAGACTCACACCGTCAACTACGTCCCCACAAAGGAGGGGCCGTACTCCATCAACGTGCTCTATGCCGATGAGGAGATCCCCCGCAG cccctacAAGGTGAAGGTGCTGCCCACCCACGACGCCAGCAAGGTGCGTGCCAGCGGGCCGGGCCTCAACACCACCGGGGTGCCCGCCTCGCTGCCCGTAGAGTTCACCATCGACGCCAAGGACGCCGGAGAGGGCCTGCTGGCCGTGCAGATCACG gACCCAGAGGGCAAGCCCAAGAAGGCCAACATCCGGGACAACCAGGACGGGACGTACCTTGTGTCCTACGTCCCGGACATGACGGGCCGCTACACCATCCTCATCAAGTACGGCGGGGACGAGATCCCCTACTCGCCCTATCGCATCCGCGCCCTGCCCACCGGGGACGCCAGCAAGTGCAGCGTCACAG gcgcgGGCGTGGGGCCCACCATCCAGATCGGAGAGCAGACGGTGATCACGGTGGACGCCAAGGCGGCGGGGAAGGGCAAGGTGACGTGCAGCGTGTGCACGCCggagggggtggagctggaCGTGGACGTGGTGGAGAACGAGGACGGCACCTTCGACATCTTCTACACGGCGCCGCAGCCCGGGGAGTACGTGATCTGCGTGCGCTTCGGCGGCGAGCACATTCCCAACAGCCCCTTCCAAGTGACG gcGCTGGAAGGTGCGCCGTCAGACCAGTGCATTCAGACGAGCCAAATGCCCCAGTACTACGTTCCACAATCCTGG gccaccGACCGACCCCTGGGCATGAATGGCATGGATGTGGCCGGCCTGAGGCCCTTCGACCTGGTCATCCCCTTCACCATCCAGAAGGGAGAGATCACCG GAGATGTCCGCATGCCGTCCGGCAAGGTGGCCAAGCCCGACATCGCCGACAACAAGGACGGCACGGTCACGGTGAAGTACGCCCCGGTGGAGGCCGGGCTTCATGAGATGGACATCAAGTACGACGGGATCCACATCCCCG ggagCCCGCTGCAGTTCTACGTGGACTACATGAACAGCGGTAACGTCAGCGCCTACGGGCCGGGCCTCATCCACGGGACGGTCAACAAGCCCGCCGTCTTCACGGTCAACACCAAGGACGCAGGAGAGG gtgggctgtCCCTGGCCATCGAGGGGCCATCCAAGGCAGACATCAGCTGCGTGGACAACCAGGACGGGACCTGCACCGTGTCCTACCTGCCCGTCCTGCCGGGAGACTACAGCATCCTGGTGAAGTACAACGACAAGCACATCCCCGGGAGCCCCTTCGCCGCCAGGATCACTG GGGACGATTCCTTGAGGATGTCTCAACTGAAGGTGGGCTCGTCCGCTGACATCCCGTTGGACATCGGCGACCTGGACCTGAGTCAGCTGACGGCATCTCTGACCACGCCCTCTGGCCGCGAGGAGCCCTGCCTGCTGAAGATGCTCCGCGACGGACATGTTG GCATCTCGTTCTTCCCCAAGGAGATCGGCGAGCACCTGGTGAACATCAAGAAGAGCGGCCGCCACATCCCGAGCAGCCCCATCGCCGTGATGATCAGCCAGTCGGAGATCGGCGACGCCAGCCGCGTGCGCGTCAGCGGCCAGGGCCTGAGCGAGGCCCGCACCTTCGAGCCCGCCCAGTTCATCATCGACACGCGCAACGCAG gctacGGGGGTCTGAGTCTGTCCATCGAGGGCCCCAGTAAGGTGGACATCAACacggaggaccaggaggacggGACCTGCAAGGTGACCTACTGCCCCACCGAGCCGGGGAACTACATCATCAACATCAAGTTCGCAGACCAGCATGTTCCAG GAAGTGCGTTCACAGTCAAGGTGACGGGCGAGGGCCGGATGAAGGAGAGCAtcacgaggaagaggagagcggCATCGGTAGCCAACGTGGGCAGCCAGTGTGACCTCAGCCTCAAGATCCCAG agATCAGCATAGCCGACATGACGGCGCAGGTGACCAGTCCCTCGGGACAGGTGCACAAGGCGGACATCATGGAGGGGGAGAACAACACCTACTGCATCCGCTTCGTGCCCACGGAGACCGGCGTGCACACGGTGTGCGTCAAGTACAACGGCTCCCACGTGCCCGGCAGCCCCTTCCAGTTCACCGTGGGGCCCCTGGGAGAGGGGGGCGCCCACAAGGtgcgggccggggggccgggtcTGGAGCGAGCCGAGGCTGGggtaccag ccgaGTTCAGCATCTGGACCAGAGAGGCGGGCGCCGGGGGCCTCAGCATCGCGGTGGAGGGGCCCAGCAAGGCGGAGATCGCCTTTGAGGACCGCAAAGACGGGTCCAGTGGAGTGTCCTACATCGTGCAGGAACCTG gtgacTACGAGGTGTCCATCCGCTTCAACGACGAGCACATCCCCGACAGCCCCTTTGTGGTGCCTGTGGCCTCGCCCTCGGACGACGCCCGCCGCCTCACTGTTGCCAGTCTTCAG GAGTCGGGCCTGAAGGTGAACCAGCCGGCGTCGTTCGCCGTCAGCCTGAACGGCGCCAAGGGCGTGATCGACGCCAAGGTCCACAGCCCGTCCGGAGCGCTGGAGGAGTGCTGCGTCACCGAGATCGACCAAG ATAAGTACGCAGTGCGGTTTATCCCCAGAGAGAACGGCCTGTATCTCATCGACGTCAAGTTCAACGGCAGCCACATCCCCGGCAGTCCCTTCAAGATCCGCGTGGGGGAGACGGGGCAGGCCGGAGACCCGGGCATGGTGTCGGCCTACGGAGCCGGCCTGGAGGGGGGCACCACAG GCACTGCTTGTGAATTTGTGGTGAACACCAGTAacgcgggccccggggccctggcGGTGACGATCGACGGGCCCTCCAAGGTGAAGATGGACTGTGTGGAGTGTTCAGAGGGCTACCGGGTGACCTACACCCCCATGGCCCCTGGCAACTATCTCATCTCCATCAAATACGGCGGGCCCTACCACATCGGAGGCAGCCCCTTCAAGGCCAAGATCACCG GTTCCAAGTTGGTGTCCAGTCACAGCATGCATGAGACCTCCTCCGTGATGGTGGACCCCGTGACCCGCGCCATCAGTGGCACCCAGCAGGGGGTCCCCCCTAAATCGGACGCCACCAAGGTGGTGGCCAAGGGCGTCGGGCTCACCAAGGCCTACGTCGGACAGAAGAACAGCTTCAGTGTGGACTGCAGCAAAGCAG ggcGGAACATGCTTCTGGTCGGGGTGGACGGCCCCAAGGTGCCCTGTGAGGAGATCCTGGTCAAACATCTGGGTAACCGGATGTACAACGTCAGCTACCAGCTGAAGGACAAGGGGGAGTACGTCCTGGTGGTCAAGTGGGGAGACGACCACATCCCCGGCAGCCCCTACCACATCACCGTCTGA